The genome window CCAATTAAAGTAACAGCAAGCGCGTGATTGGCGATTTCTTTGTGAGTGTAGCGTTGAAGGAAATATTCAATTCTCAACCGTAGCCGCATCAAGGGCTTCCCATTCGCATAACCCTACGCCCCACTCCGCCAAAATTTTGGCTAAGCTACTTCCACACATGTGTTCGATATTTTAGCCGACCATCGTGTTTGCAACTTGTTGCGCCGCTTTTGTAGCAATATGCTGTATTTGCAGTGTTTACTTGCTTAAGTTTTTGCGCTGAATATGGGTGGTGGTTCTCATTCGCCTAAGCATGCGTGTTCTTCCCAGCCTACCCCAGAAGCGGAGGCTCAAAGACCTATACTCGGCTAATATGTAAAAAGTAAATATCATTTAATAGCGTTTAAGTTCAAATAGGGGCTCAAACCTACAAATAACTGCAAATCAGATACATGTAAAAAGCATCTAGGTGCATATACGGATGGGTAGACTCACAAAAGAAATGGTTAAGAAGATAAGGGAGAGGTATGAAGAACTTGGAAGCTACGCCAAGGTAGCGAAGGAGCTGAGTTTAGATCCGCGGACTGTGAAGAAGCACGTGTTAGAGGGGGGGTGAGGAGACAGAGGTTGATCCGGCTCCTAAAGCATATAAGCTCTTCAGCGAAGGCAAAAGCCCTGTTCAGACGGCGATTATGCTTGGGCTGAACGCTGACGAAGTTGAGGAGATGTATGAGGGCTACTGGCGGCTAAAAGGGTTATACGAGCTATACGATCTGTATTCGAAGCTCCGAGGCCAAGTTTGGGCCTACCTAACTCTCTATAACAGAATGAAGGATGAAGGAATGAATCCTGAGGAGTTTGTTTCAGCGCTTAAAGACATCCAAGAGCTGAAGAAGGTTAGAATTAGGTACAACAACCGATAATCTTCTTAGGATCGCTATTTTCTTTGGGCTTAAATGCTTCTATCTTCATAGGCTCTATACCTAGTTGCTCACATATAATCTTGGTGTACGCTGATTCTTCATCTAACCCTGATTCCTTCATCTTAGCAACCCTAACCTCCATATCCTTAATCCCCAGCTTCTGGATCAGGTATTGCCTCACATTGGGCTTAGATAGATCTAGCACGCCACTCTCAACCATAGTCTTTAAGGTGGTTAATGCTGGATCTTCTTCCTTAGTAGGTCGAATTGTTGAAAGGTATTCCTCACATCCTTTGAACGAATCCCTCATATCCTCTATCACATCCTCCGGCAGCCTTCCTTTATTTGTAGTGTACCTCGCTTCCATATCGCCCTTATGACCCATGAAGAAGACCGTATAACTGTGGCAGATCCTTCCCTTACTTTCGGCGAGCATGAGCATCGTATCGAAGTATGCCCTCAATACATAAGGCCGCCACGAGTAATATACCCTTATCACCTTGCGGATATCGTCGAGTATGTTAGCTGTCTTTATAAACCGTAAGCCTCTTTTGTCGTAACCTTTTTTTGTCATAGCCTGGCTTCACGGCTATTACTGGAGTTTCTGAGTTAAAAACCTCCCCTTTAGCAAGACGTTCGTCAAGGTAGCTCTTGAGGTAACTACAACCTTCGCTCGTCAGAAATGTAAAGTACTTATGCCCAGCTTTACTCAAAGTTGAGCGGACGACCACCGTAGTTGGAATCTTCTTAAAGTTGATACGGTTGCTCTCTATAAAAAGCTCAGGGAGATCTCCGATTCTCAACCCGTCATCTCCGCGATAGTTCCCAAGGGATTGAGGTCTCAAGCCGGCAAAAGCGATAAGAGCTATCGCCGCTTTTACCCTCGAGTCACCTTGGCTGAGGACCCTTCTCAACTCTTCCTTGTCAGGGATCTTCTCGTTCTCAATAGTGGGTGTATAGCTTAGGTTACTGATCTTGATTCTTCTTTTAGGTTGAATGCCGTTGTAATCAAGCCAACTTTTAACAGCCTTTAAAACACCAGCAATATAAGACGGCGACTTCCTCCTCTCCTCTAATAAAGCTACGTAGTCGCTTAGAAGATCCTCAATAGCATTCAGCTCTTTAGTCACAATAGCATTAGGATCAACGTTGTTCTGACGGATCAACGTTGTTCTGACCACAGAATAAGGCTAAACGCCTTAGATATACATCAGCGGTGATCGGACTACCCCTCGACACGTTTTCGTGCCAACGCCTAATATTAGGATCCGAGAGTAACATTCTTTTCCTAGCAACGCCGTACATATGCCTATCGCTCACCTTTGGAACGCTCTTGTATATAAGCTCAACCCCTAGAGTAGGTGGGCCCGAAGGGCTTCGATCCCTTGACCGACCGGTTATGAGCCGGTCACTCTACCTGGCTGAGTTACGGGCCCACGGAGTACCCCTCATCATTATTTATCGCTCCGCAGTTGTAAGGAGGGGTTCTTGCCACATAAAGTAAGCTTTAAGGGCTAGTTTTAAATTTAACGGTCTACGATGAAAGTCACGCATTATCCATGTTGTTTGGTTTCACGTGAGCCAGCAGATTTAAGAGTGTGGTCATAGAGTGCAGCCAGAAGAGGTGACTTTATGGGAGAAGGCAAGGTAAGAATCGTTCTAGTCCTCCTTTTTGGGTATATCACTTTCTCTATGTTTAGGTTGAGCTTAGGGGTAGCCATACCCGATATTATGGTTGAGTTATCTATAAATGAGCTGGAGGCTGGTGTTCTCTATTCAATCCCTCTATGGTCTTCCGCTGTACTTCTCACTCCCGCTGGGTACTTTGGCGATAGGTTCGATAAGAAAAATGTTCTTCTCTTAGGCTATCTTCTACTCGGCTTGGGTGTTGTGGGTTTTGCATTTTCTTCAAGCTACTTTGATACTTTTACCTTTTTGTTGTTAGCTGGTGCTGGAGGAGGCATTCTCATTCCTAGCTATTACACGTTGATGGGTGAGGCGTTGAAAAATGTTAGAGGCTTTGCCATTGGATTGGCAGCTAGCGTGTATTATATCGGGGGATTGATTGGCTCCATACTCGTTGGGTTCTTCGTTTCTTTACATGCATGGAGAGCAGCTTACCTTGTTATCGGTGTCTTAACTCTCTGTATGCTTATCTCTCAGATCATCTTTCTTAGACGCACAGCACCAGTCAATACAACAAAACCGCGGCTGCTTTTTTTCAATTTATTAAAAACAAGAAATATTGCAGTTTCCGCTGTGGGAATATTCCTAGGAAATGTAGCGATGTTCGCCGTTGCGGCTTGGCTTCCTACTTTCTTTATAACGGTCATCCGATTAGATGCTGCTGCTGCGGGGCTACTGCTTGGTATTTTCTTTCTAGCTCGTGGTCTTGGTTCAATAATTCTGGGCGCTCTCTCCGATAGATTTGGAAGAAGAACGTTAATAATTCTCTCCGCGTTTGCCGCAGCTCTTGTAACTCTTCCACTGCTTTTAACGAGCTACACTCTTTATGTTGCAGCAGCGTATATGTTTAGTTTCGGTTTCCTTGCTTCTCCCTTCTGGAGCTTTTTCGTTACTATTCCGCAGGAGTCTGTGGACAGAGAGCTTGTTTCATCTGTTACTGGTCTAACCCAGACCTTTGGTGTTTTAGGTTCTGCTGTGGGACCTATGATAGCGGGAGCATTCATCACCCGATACGGTATAACTCTAGCCCTCACTTTCACCATAACTTTTACTATATTTGTTCTTACCCTCCTTTCGCTTTTATTGAAAGAGAAGCGACCTAAATATTCAGGGAATGGTTTTAGTGCTTATTAGAGTGGTCTGTGTTTTCTTCTTGCACCTATACACTCATATTCACAGATATGTTTTAATCTCGAATTTTTCTCTAAAAGCATCGGGTTGAAAATAGAAGAGTTTGTGCATAGGTATGGTGAACCCTATTCAGTTAGGCTCGGGATAGACCTCCTCTCAAGGAGGGATGAGGAGATCGTCAAATGGTTTCTAGCATCAATACTTTATAGCAAGCCTATACGCGAATCGTCGGCAACAAAAACTTATTTCGTGTTCAAATCTCGAAATATATTGACAGTGGACAAAATATTGAACATAGGTTGGGATGGTCTGGTAGATGTGTTGGATGAAGGTGGTTATACCAGATATGACTTCAGCACTGCAACAAAGCTACTGAGCGTATTCGGCGAATTAAAGAAGAGGTACGGGGGTAGTTTGTGGAAGTTATACAGATCTTCTAAAGATGGTAGAGATCTTGAACGCAGGCTCAAGGCTCTTGGGAAAGGTGTGGGAGACACGACTGTTTCGATCTTTCTGAGAGATATGAGGCTGATATGGGAGAAGGCCGACCCTAAACCAACACCCCTCGTAGAACTCGCTATGAAGTACTTAAACATAAAGGATCTTAAAGCCTTTGCTAAAGAAAAAGGGTTAAGTCTAGTTAGCCTCGAGACAGCCCTTCTAAGGCTTGCAAAAGACTTCATTAAAAAAGGAAGGATGGTTGAAGTAGAAATATGAGCAAAGTACACAGTTTCGTAGGTATATAAGAAGACATGTTGCTAAGTGGGAGAGTAGATAGAGTGCCTCTAACTACGAGTCTTTAGAGCATTTGCGCACTACCGTTTAAACTATTGGTGCGGTGGCCGGGATTTGAACTCCCGGACCCTTTCTTTGGAAGGGTCTCCCGGGTTTACAGCGCTCCACCTTGAGTTGTTGGCAGGCTGTTGTCCTAGACCAAGTTCTCCGGCTTCCAGGCCTCTAGACGACCACCGCACTGTAGGTGGGTTTGTTTTGGGTTGTGTTTAACTTTATCGCTTCTTCATCCTCCTGCCACAGCTGGGAGGATTGAGATTTTATCGCCTTCTTTTAGGGGTGTTTCTAGCCCTCCTGTGAATCTTACGTTTCTGCCATTTACGTAGATGTTTATGATTGGGTTGAGTCTGCCTTCTTGGTCGAGCAGCTTTTGTGTCAGCGCTGCGCCGTATCTTTCGCCCAAGGCTTTGATCAGTTCACGTAGGTTCGGTGCCCGGACCTTAAGATCTCTGCTTACACCTAACGCTGATGCTAGCGGCGCAGGTAGGGTAACGGTTACTTCAGCCACTTCTATCGCCTCGCTATGATCTCGGCTACTTGTTCAAGCTCTGGTTCAGCGGTCAAGGGTTGAGGTAGGTACGGTGTTAGTGAATCTGTTGCTTTAAGCCCGCTGCCTGTGATCAAACAGACAATCGTCTCATCTGGATCAACCTTACCGTCTTCGACAAGCTTCTTTAAAGCGCCTATTACCACACCACCAGCTGGTTCTGAGAATACTCCCTCTGTTTTAGCGAGCAATTTTATACCTTCGACGATCTCCGAGTCACTTATGTCCTCAGCGTATCCCCCGCTCTCCCTTAGTTTCCTAAGCACATACACACCATCACCAGGCTCGCCTATGGCGAGGCTCTTCGCTAATGTTTGAGGGTGTTCAACCGGCTCTATAGCATCGGAGCCTTTGCGGAATGCTTCAACTATGGGTGCGCAACCCCTCCCTTGCGCAGCTGTGAACTTCACTTTTGATGATCTTATTAACCCTATCTGCTCGAGTTCATCCAACCCCTTGGATATTGCGTGTAGCATAGCGCCGCTGCCTACTGGTGTTACTATGTGGTCGGGTGTCTGCCAGCCGAGCTGCTCCGCTATCTCGAATCCAAGTGTCTTGGAGCCCTCCACGTAGTAGGTGCGCAGGTTTATGTTCACAACACCTATATCATAGGCTTCTGCTGCTTGGGCTGCGATTCTGTTGGCTGTATCGTAGCTGCCATTCACCTCTATAACTGTT of Nitrososphaerota archaeon contains these proteins:
- a CDS encoding threonine synthase, with the protein product MGKISHLECRECHTHYPAERLYFCPKCFGPLDVKYKYDEVRWTRSFFQNAPKNFWRYFDLLPIEDESKIVDIEAGFTPLIKATRLGKALGLRNLYIKNDTINPTFSFKDRPAGVGVSKALEFGLKAVGCASTGNLAAATAAYAAKAGLRCYIFIPKGVEPEKIGHALIYSPTVIEVNGSYDTANRIAAQAAEAYDIGVVNINLRTYYVEGSKTLGFEIAEQLGWQTPDHIVTPVGSGAMLHAISKGLDELEQIGLIRSSKVKFTAAQGRGCAPIVEAFRKGSDAIEPVEHPQTLAKSLAIGEPGDGVYVLRKLRESGGYAEDISDSEIVEGIKLLAKTEGVFSEPAGGVVIGALKKLVEDGKVDPDETIVCLITGSGLKATDSLTPYLPQPLTAEPELEQVAEIIARR
- a CDS encoding MFS transporter, whose translation is MGEGKVRIVLVLLFGYITFSMFRLSLGVAIPDIMVELSINELEAGVLYSIPLWSSAVLLTPAGYFGDRFDKKNVLLLGYLLLGLGVVGFAFSSSYFDTFTFLLLAGAGGGILIPSYYTLMGEALKNVRGFAIGLAASVYYIGGLIGSILVGFFVSLHAWRAAYLVIGVLTLCMLISQIIFLRRTAPVNTTKPRLLFFNLLKTRNIAVSAVGIFLGNVAMFAVAAWLPTFFITVIRLDAAAAGLLLGIFFLARGLGSIILGALSDRFGRRTLIILSAFAAALVTLPLLLTSYTLYVAAAYMFSFGFLASPFWSFFVTIPQESVDRELVSSVTGLTQTFGVLGSAVGPMIAGAFITRYGITLALTFTITFTIFVLTLLSLLLKEKRPKYSGNGFSAY
- a CDS encoding MoaD/ThiS family protein, coding for MAEVTVTLPAPLASALGVSRDLKVRAPNLRELIKALGERYGAALTQKLLDQEGRLNPIINIYVNGRNVRFTGGLETPLKEGDKISILPAVAGG